The DNA sequence aaaaccatgttctcatcttattgcacaacatgtctaagatacatagttgattaattcaagaaagcttggctacaacaaatacaatcgcaactagcactaaaaaaaccaaaactaaaatgcacttaagcaacataattagttcgcgtccgatcccaactataatagatagatcattcgcttcatcaacatcattgaactcctttcatcggctcactgcctcaccaccttcagcctcaaccacctgtgcaaatgatttcttaatgtgttcaatgtattcttcctcccagtaccaacctgtacatccgccggtaccgtcccactgaaattaaaagagagaatcaaaagtttaattaatatcatttaaaaaaataagcacatatataagcaaatgtctagaaataactcacattatgaTCCggacactttgtttactccctctttcgacactttgtacttcatcacaatcttctgcccacacttgccacaagtaatgagagggagttccggccggtatcgcttttgaacccgttgagagaccgaagacccggtcacggttgccatctactatccatactcaatttttaaacaattataaactccacatttactagtaaacatgtatgattaaagaagaacctaataatatcctttatttgtctagttacttcaacaaatcttctaaattatacaatggacattatgtagtaataaaaataaatcaagtgatattaacaaaccaattaatttgaactatcctactttctaagatcataaaaagatactataattcatttttGTAaaatacattaatactaggtcaaccatgaaatatgatatatatatatatggatactaattcatgtgaatggttcaaaataacaaagtggatttgagctaaaaataatgggaacatcacaagccaaaaacaacatgaaaaagacaagaaagactaaagttagtcacctccaagcacgaagaaacgatgacggagtcgaagaaggtcaacgatgggcgtccgagatgaagaacaaatgaagaacaaggaagaagaagctccaagaacaacaatggtgctctcggtttcaaatgggcagaggggaggagaaggcgggcCAATAAACCGgagctttagcaccggtttagagcaacaaccggtgctaaagggtcaccctttagcaccgattTGTGtgtcaaaccggtgctaaaggctttatctcggcccgtggcactggccggtgctaaaggagaccctttagcaccggttggtaacacgaaccgttgctaaagggtcccgccccgacagcacctgtcagtagccgttgggcaggaccctttagcaccggttcgtgttacgaaccggtgttaaaggggcctttaaccCCGAGCCGCAAAAAGACCGAGATTTTTGgcgattttgggcatcgaccaatgcctcattttgTAGTAGTGAGGGACCGCGCCAGCTACGCCAACACCGGACGCTACGTGCCCATCCCGAGCTGTGCCATCGCCGGAGCGCCGCACTAGGGACGCTGCTGAGTGGAAACTGACTGGGAGAGGGGCGGCGTCGCGTGGATAACCGCCAGGAGGGTCACCATCGACATGGGAGGGGACAAGAGGAGAGGGTGGGGGTGCCGCTAGGTTGGGAGGGGATGGTGGGGGGCACCGCTGGGTTGGAGAGGGGcgtgacttaggccttgtttagttgtaaaaagttttttggattttgacaccgtaacactttcgtttgtatttgacaattaatgtctaactatagactaactaagctcaaaagattcatctcgtaaattacagacaaactgtgcaattagtttttgttttcatctatatttagtgctcaatgcatgtgccataagatttgatgtaatgaggaatcttaaaaaaattttgaattttggggtgaactaaacaaggtcttagaaAACTAGAGAGGGAGAGAGCGCAACTGGTAGAAGAAGGGGATCGGATGGGAGAGTGGGGTTTGTtcttggtatatatatatactcttaGTTAGAAACCGGTCTCATATGGGCTTGACTAATGGTTAGTGGGCTAGGCTATATTAATGGAGGAGGTTGAATTAAGAGGTCCGCCTCCAAAATGGCCTCTATTTTAGGAGACGGTTGAATTAAATGACCCATCTCCGTAAATCTAGGTTACAGATGCCACTAGTTTTGACCGCCTTAGTAAAAAAAATCGACCGTCTCTATTAATCATAGTATTTTTGGAGATGGTTGAATTTTGTGACCCCCTCGATAAATAAAAGTGCACCGTCTTCCAAAGTAATTTCtaatttctgtagtagtgttcTGTCTTCACCATGTTGTGCAACCATCTCTCGATGATAGCTCCAGTGTCACCGGAGTTCCGGTGCATATTTTCTGCAGCTACCGCTAACTATTCTTCACCCTAACTTCTGATGCTCCCTCACAGATAACAACCGTAGGTTTCTGGTGCTTCTTGTCAGCATTCAGTGAGTTCCTTTCTTTGCATCTTCTCGTCTAGGCTTCATGCAAGTCTTCTAGGATCTTCAATACTACTACATGATCTTCCTTGAGGTGTCGATCCTTTGATCTTCATGTTgcctttgttcaagccattcttTCATCTAAATAAACTAAATACCTTGTATACTAGAAAACAACATAGCCATTCATCATGTTGCCAATCAACCACAAATGCAATACCACTAATGGCCTTTAGATGCCATTTTCCTCATTGGATGAATATAAACTGTTTATTTTAATCTAACAATTTAGAGAGTGATGATATGTTTTAGGCGCGACACATGTACAATCTTTCCACAAAAAACAGATAGTACCTATTTTTTGTTTTCCAAGCACTATTGGCCAAATTTAGCCAAATTGAGTTATACCATTGTTGTAATGGAGCTCGCTCGAGCAGAAATTAGCTGAATCAGAAAGCAGAGCTTCCAAAAATAGTGCGACTTGCAGTTGCAAGGCATGCACACCACCCATTTAGAACACAAGCCGCTCCCGACCTCATACCTTGCTCACTATACAAATAGAGGGTGAAAACTTTTGAGGGTGCGCAAATCACAAGAACTTTACCCTGATCAACATGGCCAGCATGGCACAGTCCGTGAATCTCCTTGTTCATGCCTTTGTCCTCATTGTCCTTGTGCAAGGTAACCCATTCCCCTAGAATTCCTTTtgagttctaaagaaatatATGACACAAGAAGTTGGAAACTTTGTGTTGCATGCAACAGTGTCTTGTTATTATCAAGCTTGAATACCAAGTAAATACATACAGTTAATCTGGTCTGTTGCATTATTAATATTGGTCGTTCATGGTTATTAGGGGCGAGGTCATCCGAGAAGTGCGGGCAAGGGGCCGCGGGCTTGGAGGTGCTGCAGACCAGCAACGGGGACAAGGCCGGGGTGGACACAGTGTTCGAGGTGATCGTGAGGAACCCCTGCGCGTGCGCGGTGCGCGGCGTGTTCCTCCGCTGCGAGGGCTTCACGAGCTCTATTCCTGTCGACGCGAAGCTGTTCCGCCGGGAGGGCAATGACTACCTCGTCGACGACGGCGGCCGGATCGAGAGCGGAGGTGAGGTGCGGTTCCGGTACGCCTGGGAACGCCCGTTCAACATAACCCCCGCCGCTTTGCAAGACGACTGTCATAGTGGAGGTGGAGTTCATCAGTTCACCGTGTAACAGCGGATACAAACTAACCAAGGTTGGCTAGCTATATAGGTGCGTAGACCTGTGTCGTATTTGAGTGAGTTTTTTCTTTAACTTCAAATTATGGTTCCGACATAAATTTGTATAAATGGATGATACAAGTAATGTTTCCTACCAGTCTCCCAAATGATAAATGGAGAAGTACAAGTCTCTTGTTGCTGGGCTTCTGAATGACTTAAGGAGTAACTAGGAAGAAAATATATGGAgagtgttggaatataagtgaattgcccacctctccccatcagcttaagctttcgggttgaactggtcggtgcatgcaactcaatatggTATCAGAGTCAGAGGTCTCGAGTTCGAATCCTGGTTAGcgcaattaaaataaaataattactgCTCGCTCCTATTCAACGTCTGAGGGCTGAGGGAGCCTCCACGTGAGGAGGAGTGTTGGAATATATAtgaattgcccacctctccccatcagcttaagcttttttgggttgaactggtcggtgcatgcaactcaatagaGAGGTTCTGATATGACGAGCAATAAGCCCCCAAAAGCAGCTTGGCCTTTAGTATGTCTCCCAAAATCAGAAGACGGTCTTGGTGTCCTAAATCATTATGCTCAAAATGAAAATTTATTACTCAAGCATCTGCATAAATTCTTCAACAAAGATCCAATTCCCTAGGTTCAGTTGGTTTGGGACAAATATTACACAAGAAAGGCAGAATACTAGGGCTCCTCTCAAAAGAAAGAATAAGCATTTGCAGGATTATAGTTGTGTCCTTTGAGCCTATGGATTAGATGAGGAGCTCAGTCACCTGCTCATCCATTGTCCCTTCTCTCTAGCCTGCTAGGACACTCTTAGTCTCACTTTGCCCAATACCTCGGATCCTCCATCTATTATTGAGAGCTTCAAAATTCAGTTGCAGATCCCTTTCTTCATGGAAATAATCATCACCATGTGTTGGTCTATCTAGTTGATGAGAAATGACTTGATATTCAACAACATTCCCCATATAGTGCAAAGGTGCAGATCAGTTTTCAAGAAGAAATTTGCTCTAGTTATTCTACAGGCAAAAGCAAAATTACACCCAGAGACTGATTTATGGCTACAGAATTATGTATAATTCTTATAGTTTTCTTTGTTACCTTCTTTCGTGACTCTAAGTCTCTGTAATCTGTACTCATTaaatttcaataaaattttagtAGGGGGTTAAACCCCTTCTGTTCCATAAAAAAAACTAGGAAGAAAATAGTTGAGGACACTATCTTGTTTCCTTTATTTATTCTCTAGACAAGATGCAATTGGGTGGAAATTGGGCAATTAAGGTAGATTTAATTTTCTGCAAAAACTACATATAGTGCTCTGACCATTGTTTTTGGTTCTACAGATAGCATTACTCGTACTTTCCCTACCTTGTTTTATTTATGTGTAATGAATGTTTCTCGTTGATAAATGCCAAATAGGTCAACCCTCTGACTTTATATTACATATATGATCATTTGTTGTCTGCAGGCACAAACAATGCATGGGCATTGTTGTGATGTTGGTTCGAGTAAGGTCACACATGAGTATATCActcacctctctctctcacgcACACACAAGCTGGAAATTGAAGAAGACAAGAATAGAGCACACACAAGTAGATGAGCTATTGAACTTGTTTGGCTATAGCATGCCAATGTCTCGTTGGCCATGATATTCACTACTCAGACCATGCTTCCTACATGTACTATTCTACCTACTAGATAGTAGTACATCACACTTCCACTACTTCTGTCTTGTTGACAGGAAAATGGAGGGAACAGTCACTGTACACATGTTCCTATGATGTAATGATGCAAGGGAGATGAGGTAGAAGATTATCTAACAATTCTTTCCCTAATCCTGCTACTCCTTGATCTCGATCATGTTGATTCTAGCCCAAAGCACCTATAatagtgttgacaccgtttttggacacgtatctttggacgcgtatctggagttaatgaggtgtagatcggcaggCAGGAAAGTGGTGGCTAgtctacagaagagttgccgatgagggttggtgctgtaacaccccaggtgtttgtcacttgctaagtactaggtttgagctcaaacatgacaagttcaatggtaatgaaaaggtcaaagtcaatctatgaaagtaagccctaacttggacttggatgatgcacctttacttacatataggccctttttaaaaggtatgctttgatgatgctaatggaacctttttcATATGTCttttatccatcccaatctatattGGTCTTTggaaagtttggtgaagtttggaatcaagaagtcacatgaaatgataagttatatccttgttagaatgactctattaaggaaatagaatcatgggtcaccaaccaaaccttgcaaacttgctcatatgactctagatgaattatacaacaaaagttatgaagggttcatgttgagcttatgtcaagaaaatgcttcaattggcctaaaaccccatttggagctttatcagggtactgcattgaccaaagtgaaagtttgacttcggtTGGAGTTATGAGGATTGGCCCTAAATAGAAGTTGTAGTTTtccttctgtagaagaaactttattcaagggtCAAGAACCAAATTAGCCTGCAAATATTTCAAACAGAGGCTCAAAGTTtgaatcagctgctgctttttagccctgagaaataattctaagtcccggaaagtgacagcagcaagttagcttctttgtgatattttagcatccaaattcatatggtaactcaattagattccttaatatgagttggagtactcttcttgatgaaagcaatggatcaagtatcattaaatttggagttcatttggatatctaaaagtagctcccaaaacagcaaatgaTTATTTTATCGCCaaacggacgtcgacccgttggcatgccgcgttctcgtgtttttgttaagcaactcaagttggtccaaaagtaaaagttgtggataattgttTGGAGAAGGTTATGTAAAACGTttcatcaagtttgacatggtttggaccatcaattcttggttttcctaatcaccgtcaatacgttgacactcgtgacttggcattaagttatctcttaatctgttggtctaatgaccATGGtcacttaatcaaagttggagagcaggccgaggtGAGCAAACTTCCTTTTTGGCCCAAGATCCAATTCGGCCCAGAAGTGGCCCAAACCGGCGTCCCACCTTCCCTACTTCGTCGCCCGCCACGTGCTCGGTAAAATGCGCCTATGGTCGACGCGCGTCCTGGGCGTGGCAGCCATGCGCGAGCTGTGCCTCCACCCTTCCAAGCGCTGCTGCCGCGTGCCTCCAGCGCCCTCACCTAATGTCACAAGCTGAGCACCCGTCCTCGGTCTCTCTCCCCCGCTCGCTGCCCTCTGTCTCGTCCTCCATCGCGGGAACGCGAGCTCGCTCCGCCATGGATGTGCAAGCTCTAAGCCGCCGTCTCGTTCCCTTGCCTCCGCGCCTCCTCTGTCCTAGCAGCGCCTTCCATCGCCTTCGCCACTCGTTCACGAACCCGGCGCGCCCCTTCCCTGCCTCTCCAGCCGCCGGAGTAGCCCCGGCATTGGTTTGTCAGGGTAGTGGCCGCGTCTGCTCGTGGCCATAGCCGTTGCGGTCAAGGTCTTGCCGAGACGAGCTGCTCCCTGCGTGCGCCCGGGCCCCCTGAGGCTCCCCATCAACTTCCCCGCCGTCAACGTGCACTTCTCCGGCAGGAACAGGAGCTCCGGCGACGTTTCCTCTGTTCTGCTCGCGACCAAGGGCCTCGTGCCCAAATTCGACTAAAGCCAGGGGGTTTTCTGCAGAACGCATGACACATGTGAATAGTACCTGCAGGGACCTCTCGGTTGTAGTTTGTTTTGCGGATAACTTAAGGGTCTCTGTGCAAATCTGTTTTTCCTTCATATGGCTGAAGTTTggaaaatcatcataaattgtagaaaaatcgtaaaatagcaaatgtggactttttggaatccttgtgaacttctctatgcagtagatctataatatggcatggtttagtttgacgttttagtcataaaaatatatttatgcagttaggttttaattgcttgttatatttgtctttttcataaatgCTGTAGTATTGCtcgaataaatgtgaaaatattgtgacatgcttttcatatgatatttgatgtctggcatttgtttcatgaatttaagattgatagattaagagttatgaaaataacaaatgccctgtgttgctttgctcctattgtgagtaggtctgcatgtttgtattgtttggcttagTTAAGTTATGAATCAGGCcttgatgaaaatatatgagttgtagtacttttcataagctttccagaaatctaagtagcacaatttttggttaagcacatgtttagttatagtagtttaaagtattgtttcagtttctgtctaaatccagacagggttgcattgtttgtaatgtaagacctttttagttgtagatttagctgtacatgtttataacaaagttgttcacaattagataaggtttctagaaagtatataaccataatttatggacatgtgaaactcatGTTATGGGTGTTTAAtgtagcatgacagattctgtctgtgttttggacagagatatcttcatgggattaattgaccttgttaactctagattcatatttagatgataataagaaagttgtaggtaactttataagctttccaaaaatataagaatcatgttggctggaggtctacaactccagttatgcttcttTGAATTGCCTaccagttttctgtttgtaattgtacccctactgtttgggcagcatgagcagttttgattgtgcaattaattccatgatataaatgatgttttctgtgaaacttgtatatagaaaagatgtagataacttactaatatatcttgttgtaaagtttcatgtcatttggctaagtggtttgtgagttacagtagtatgaagttcgTCCTTTGaattgcttgttctctggaaattcctggaccagattatatggtcatgcatgtttgatttggttaacttgttaatcatactgatatgattaaagatgaattgtagataattttatattctttccagaatgtccaattgcatagtttttggagttgtgtaactccagttatgatttaattactgagttgctgcatgtatatccagaatttgctgaaaatgcatgaatgcttgattgcattacttgttgtgtgcaaactgtgatttatgtctttaatggtgattaagtaatacacttgtaatcttgtaaaacttgtgtcattattgatatgtttgctctatataattggtcatgtgatgttagctaaataactttagatgcctatgtcttgcatacttttatgtaatgcatgttgtgtcactattccgcatattcatgcacttgcatcttgcatctcatctaggtgcgctagatgaatca is a window from the Sorghum bicolor cultivar BTx623 chromosome 5, Sorghum_bicolor_NCBIv3, whole genome shotgun sequence genome containing:
- the LOC8055011 gene encoding TPD1 protein homolog 1A, whose product is MASMAQSVNLLVHAFVLIVLVQGARSSEKCGQGAAGLEVLQTSNGDKAGVDTVFEVIVRNPCACAVRGVFLRCEGFTSSIPVDAKLFRREGNDYLVDDGGRIESGGEVRFRYAWERPFNITPAALQDDCHSGGGVHQFTV